A window of Akkermansiaceae bacterium contains these coding sequences:
- a CDS encoding family 78 glycoside hydrolase catalytic domain — protein sequence MPIPSIIRLCTLWMAFLPTLTDVFADNEPTEGMTATGLRFEYRDRPLGIDHPQPRLSWVLESEVRGAKPGAYHILVASTAEGLENGRGDLWDSGKIISSQSVDIPYQGKIPGSGQRCFWKVKVWDSQGQASDWSAPTFWEMGLLNADDWQATWIGDGVALPVKDEDFFKDDPAPLFRKPFTLTDPVKSARLYITALGYFRASLNGTPVGDQHLEPLWTRPDKRVFYSTFDVTRNLAAGNNCLGVTLGNGWYNPLPLRMWGRKNLREHLPVGRPQFIARLHIEYADGSSTAITTDATWKVTQGPILRNNIYLGEKVDARRNIPEWDQPGLDDSDWKTARAAPAPEGRLQALPAPAIKVTTRLTPAVVTEPSKGVYIVDMGQNFGGWASFDFDVPAGTKITIRYGELLHKNGTLNPMSSVCGQIKNATKPQYPGAPPVAWQEDRYIARGGGENYTPQFTFHAFRYIELTGLPARPPRGSIVALRMNSAVEPVGSFSCSNKLFNRIQQMCQWTFLSNLFGVQSDCPHRERFGYGGDLVTTSDAFMLNYDMSGFYAKSTRDWADSALPDGMLTDTAPSVGIQYCGIGWAMAHPHLQTQLYRYYGDRRVIEQQYAVSKRWFELVRAKNKDHIIRNGLHDHEALEKEKAAPMVTPLYCESARMLSRLAGILGKKDEATEYAQLAGDIKNAYLRQCIAKGTGVAGSGIQSAQSFALFLDMLPENERPLALAHLVKDIEKHDGHLTTGIFGTRYMLDVLSRGGEVETANAMVNKRDFPGWGHMLENGATTLWEHWKPNDGFSHNHPMFGSVSQWFYNWLGGIEPAADAVGFDRINLHPRFVRGLDWVKCSHRSIHGQVVCNWKRTGDTVTIDIRVPVNTSAVLDLPDASSVTENGQAAKNAVGVKNLQARGGGVKLHLESGSYTFQVAL from the coding sequence ATGCCCATTCCATCCATCATCCGTCTGTGCACCTTGTGGATGGCATTTCTTCCCACCCTAACAGATGTTTTTGCCGATAACGAACCAACGGAAGGAATGACGGCCACAGGTCTGCGCTTTGAATACCGTGACCGGCCTTTAGGGATCGACCACCCACAACCCCGCTTGAGCTGGGTCCTGGAATCAGAGGTTCGCGGCGCAAAACCGGGTGCCTATCACATCCTGGTTGCCAGCACCGCCGAGGGACTGGAGAACGGTCGAGGTGACCTCTGGGACAGCGGCAAAATCATTTCGAGCCAAAGCGTGGACATTCCCTACCAGGGTAAAATCCCAGGCTCCGGACAGCGTTGTTTCTGGAAGGTGAAGGTATGGGACAGCCAAGGCCAAGCGTCTGATTGGTCGGCTCCCACATTCTGGGAGATGGGTCTTCTCAACGCAGACGACTGGCAAGCCACGTGGATCGGTGATGGTGTCGCCTTGCCGGTAAAGGACGAGGACTTTTTCAAAGATGATCCCGCCCCCCTCTTCCGCAAACCCTTCACGCTAACAGATCCAGTGAAATCCGCGCGTCTCTACATCACGGCCTTGGGATATTTCCGTGCGTCCCTGAACGGGACGCCTGTTGGCGACCAACATCTTGAACCGCTTTGGACCCGACCCGACAAGCGTGTGTTTTACTCCACGTTTGACGTGACAAGAAATCTAGCAGCTGGAAATAACTGCCTGGGTGTCACGCTCGGCAATGGCTGGTACAATCCCCTACCCCTGCGTATGTGGGGTCGTAAAAACCTGCGCGAGCACTTACCTGTCGGACGCCCGCAATTTATCGCCCGACTGCACATCGAATACGCCGACGGCTCCAGCACAGCCATTACCACTGACGCCACATGGAAAGTCACGCAGGGCCCCATCCTCCGCAACAACATTTACCTTGGTGAAAAAGTCGACGCCCGTCGTAACATTCCCGAATGGGATCAGCCTGGTCTGGACGACAGTGATTGGAAAACAGCCAGGGCGGCACCAGCCCCTGAGGGCAGGTTGCAGGCACTACCGGCTCCGGCTATCAAAGTAACAACCAGGTTAACACCCGCTGTAGTCACCGAGCCAAGCAAAGGCGTGTACATCGTCGATATGGGACAAAACTTCGGCGGCTGGGCGAGCTTCGATTTCGATGTCCCCGCAGGAACTAAAATCACGATCCGATACGGCGAGCTACTGCACAAAAACGGCACGCTCAACCCGATGAGCAGCGTCTGTGGACAAATCAAAAATGCAACCAAACCCCAATACCCCGGAGCGCCCCCGGTCGCCTGGCAGGAGGACCGCTACATCGCCCGGGGTGGTGGTGAGAACTATACGCCACAATTCACCTTCCACGCGTTCCGTTATATCGAGCTGACAGGACTACCGGCACGTCCACCGCGTGGCTCCATCGTGGCACTGCGCATGAACTCCGCCGTGGAGCCTGTGGGGTCGTTCTCTTGCTCTAACAAACTGTTCAACCGCATCCAACAAATGTGCCAATGGACGTTTCTGAGCAACCTGTTCGGGGTGCAATCCGATTGCCCGCACCGCGAGCGTTTCGGATACGGCGGCGACCTGGTCACCACGTCCGATGCATTCATGCTCAACTACGATATGTCCGGGTTTTACGCCAAGTCGACCCGCGACTGGGCCGACAGCGCCTTACCCGACGGTATGTTGACCGATACCGCCCCGTCGGTGGGTATCCAATACTGCGGCATCGGCTGGGCCATGGCGCATCCGCATCTGCAAACGCAGCTCTACCGCTATTACGGCGACCGCCGGGTCATCGAGCAGCAGTATGCCGTCTCGAAGCGGTGGTTCGAGTTAGTCAGGGCGAAAAACAAGGACCATATCATCCGCAATGGCCTACACGATCACGAGGCATTGGAAAAGGAGAAGGCGGCACCGATGGTCACCCCGCTCTACTGTGAATCCGCCCGCATGCTTTCGCGCCTGGCTGGCATTCTGGGCAAAAAGGACGAGGCTACGGAATACGCCCAGCTTGCCGGGGACATCAAGAACGCCTATCTCAGGCAATGCATCGCCAAAGGAACAGGCGTGGCCGGCTCGGGAATCCAAAGCGCGCAATCCTTTGCCCTCTTTCTGGACATGCTTCCGGAGAACGAGCGCCCCCTTGCTCTGGCCCACCTCGTGAAGGATATCGAAAAGCATGACGGCCACCTCACCACCGGGATCTTCGGCACCCGCTACATGCTGGATGTCCTGAGCCGTGGGGGCGAAGTTGAGACGGCCAACGCCATGGTCAATAAACGCGATTTCCCCGGCTGGGGGCATATGCTCGAAAACGGTGCCACCACCTTGTGGGAGCACTGGAAACCCAACGACGGCTTCAGTCACAACCACCCCATGTTTGGTTCTGTTAGCCAGTGGTTCTACAACTGGCTCGGCGGTATCGAACCCGCCGCAGACGCGGTTGGATTTGATCGTATCAATCTCCACCCCCGTTTTGTCCGGGGACTCGACTGGGTCAAGTGCTCACACCGATCGATCCATGGTCAGGTGGTCTGCAACTGGAAGCGCACGGGCGATACCGTGACCATCGACATTCGCGTGCCCGTCAACACAAGTGCCGTGCTTGACCTTCCTGATGCATCATCCGTCACCGAAAACGGACAAGCGGCGAAGAATGCAGTCGGTGTGAAAAACCTGCAAGCCCGAGGAGGGGGTGTCAAACTGCATCTGGAGTCCGGAAGCTATACCTTCCAGGTTGCACTTTGA
- a CDS encoding DUF1080 domain-containing protein, translating to MKKILTLTAIVTLSPLAYADHHGEKAGWTSLFDGKSLNGWSQKNGTASYVVKDGSIVGTTTKGSPNSFLCTDKDYGDFELQFDVKVDNALNSGVQLRSQTQGGKPGGRVNGPQCEIEASDIQNGGEAGYIYGEATGRGWLVPDDKRTPHKHFKDGQWNHYRIVCKGPRIQTWINGQPIYDLTDEAIFKTHPKGFIGLQVHGVGQQGPFSVAWKNIRIKELK from the coding sequence ATGAAAAAAATCCTCACGCTCACAGCCATCGTTACCCTCAGCCCCCTCGCGTACGCCGATCACCACGGGGAAAAGGCCGGGTGGACCAGCTTGTTCGACGGTAAGTCACTCAATGGCTGGAGCCAGAAGAATGGCACCGCCAGCTACGTCGTCAAAGACGGCAGCATCGTCGGCACCACCACAAAAGGCAGCCCCAACTCCTTCCTTTGCACCGACAAGGATTACGGTGATTTCGAACTCCAATTCGATGTCAAGGTGGACAACGCGCTGAACTCCGGTGTGCAGCTCCGCTCACAAACACAGGGTGGCAAACCCGGAGGCCGGGTCAACGGGCCGCAGTGTGAAATCGAGGCTAGCGACATTCAAAACGGCGGCGAGGCCGGCTACATCTACGGCGAAGCCACCGGCCGCGGCTGGCTCGTCCCCGACGACAAACGCACCCCGCACAAACACTTCAAGGACGGCCAGTGGAACCACTACCGCATTGTCTGCAAAGGCCCCCGCATCCAGACCTGGATCAACGGCCAGCCGATCTACGACCTCACAGACGAAGCCATCTTCAAAACCCACCCGAAGGGCTTCATCGGCCTGCAAGTCCATGGCGTAGGCCAACAAGGCCCCTTTTCCGTCGCTTGGAAAAATATCAGGATCAAGGAGTTGAAGTAG
- a CDS encoding peptidase S10, with translation MKLSRWTTLIVFGALLLPLRAEPPAKDAVTKAQKQNPKEQGARMVEKQASVTIEGKQIDYTVRTSRLVLKKEDGKARASVFNVAYIRNGVKDVSKRPVLFAFNGGPGSSAVWLHLGALGPRIVPTSADGTEALKPPLTVKENPFSILDVADLVFIDPVSTGYSRSEDSKERFHGVDEDIESVGDFIRRWITENKRWSSPKYILGESYGGVRAAGLAQHLQSRYGMTLNGVVLLSGLMDFSTLNPGDGNDLAYIAYLPAYTAIAHYHGKLKGDRDTLVKNAREFAAGPYATALLKGYTLDDASRKKVAAELAALTSLPEELVLRYDLRINPSRFRKDLLRSENKVLGRFDARTAWPVQDKAGDFPSYDPSMSVAMGAFSTAMLGYLADGLGWLDDRPYEIIAQVGAWNWGKKNGFVNMAPRLAAAMRDNPHLRVLVQCGHADLATPAGGILHTVAHMNVPAPQRKNISVAWYDAGHMFYLNQPDLEKMRKDLVAFLNPEN, from the coding sequence ATGAAACTATCCCGATGGACTACCCTGATCGTGTTTGGCGCGCTGCTGCTGCCGCTTCGTGCGGAGCCGCCAGCCAAGGACGCCGTAACCAAGGCGCAGAAGCAAAACCCGAAGGAGCAGGGAGCAAGAATGGTCGAAAAACAGGCGAGTGTGACCATCGAGGGAAAACAAATCGACTACACGGTGCGCACGTCCCGGCTGGTGCTGAAAAAGGAGGATGGCAAGGCGCGGGCATCGGTTTTCAACGTGGCCTATATCCGTAATGGGGTGAAGGACGTCTCGAAGCGGCCTGTGTTGTTTGCCTTTAATGGCGGACCCGGCTCGTCGGCTGTCTGGCTCCACCTCGGGGCACTCGGCCCCAGGATCGTGCCGACTTCAGCCGATGGCACCGAGGCCTTGAAGCCCCCGCTGACGGTTAAGGAAAATCCATTTTCCATCCTCGATGTCGCTGACCTGGTCTTTATCGACCCTGTGTCGACCGGATATTCGCGCTCCGAGGACAGTAAGGAAAGGTTTCACGGTGTGGACGAGGATATCGAGAGTGTCGGCGATTTCATCCGGAGGTGGATCACGGAAAACAAACGCTGGTCGTCACCCAAGTATATCCTGGGGGAGAGCTACGGCGGGGTCCGCGCTGCCGGGCTGGCACAGCATCTTCAGAGCCGCTATGGGATGACGCTCAATGGTGTGGTGCTTCTCTCGGGGCTGATGGACTTCAGCACCCTCAATCCGGGTGATGGCAATGACCTCGCATACATCGCGTATCTGCCAGCCTATACGGCCATTGCCCACTATCACGGGAAGTTGAAGGGGGACCGTGATACCTTGGTAAAGAACGCCCGTGAGTTTGCGGCGGGGCCGTATGCGACGGCATTGCTCAAAGGATACACGCTGGATGACGCCTCCCGGAAGAAAGTGGCGGCGGAGCTTGCGGCACTCACATCCCTCCCTGAAGAGCTGGTTCTACGTTACGACCTGAGGATCAACCCCTCCAGGTTCCGCAAGGATTTGTTGAGGTCTGAGAACAAGGTGTTAGGTCGCTTCGATGCCCGCACCGCCTGGCCGGTGCAGGATAAAGCGGGGGACTTCCCCAGCTACGACCCGTCGATGTCGGTGGCAATGGGTGCGTTTTCCACAGCGATGTTAGGTTATCTGGCCGACGGCCTTGGCTGGCTGGACGATCGCCCCTATGAGATCATCGCCCAGGTGGGTGCCTGGAACTGGGGTAAGAAAAACGGCTTTGTGAACATGGCTCCAAGGCTGGCAGCCGCGATGCGCGACAACCCCCACCTGCGGGTGCTGGTGCAGTGTGGTCATGCCGACCTGGCGACACCTGCCGGTGGAATTCTGCATACGGTGGCCCACATGAATGTGCCGGCGCCGCAGAGAAAAAACATATCCGTGGCTTGGTATGACGCCGGACATATGTTTTACTTGAACCAGCCGGACCTGGAAAAAATGCGCAAGGACCTGGTGGCGTTTTTGAATCCTGAAAATTGA
- a CDS encoding DUF4870 domain-containing protein has protein sequence MLVHLLALLTGFLGTLILWLVKKDTSRFVDFHGKEAINFQITLLIYVFSLMAFGIVTMGAGMLIAVPLIIVLSIAAFVFELMACLAANRGEWHRYPMTIRLIK, from the coding sequence ATGCTGGTCCACCTGTTAGCCTTGCTGACCGGGTTTCTGGGGACGCTGATTCTCTGGCTGGTCAAAAAAGACACGTCGCGCTTTGTCGATTTCCACGGCAAGGAGGCAATCAATTTCCAGATCACATTGCTGATCTATGTGTTCTCCCTGATGGCGTTTGGCATCGTCACCATGGGGGCGGGGATGCTGATCGCGGTCCCCCTGATCATTGTGCTTTCCATCGCGGCCTTTGTCTTTGAACTGATGGCCTGCCTTGCCGCCAATCGTGGTGAGTGGCACCGCTACCCGATGACGATCCGCTTGATCAAGTGA